One stretch of Zingiber officinale cultivar Zhangliang chromosome 6B, Zo_v1.1, whole genome shotgun sequence DNA includes these proteins:
- the LOC121992178 gene encoding DNA-directed RNA polymerase IV subunit 1-like: MDADLIAEQATPSGHLNRIVFDLMTNGEIEKLCNVGIMEVNDVTSSKLGLPNASSQCETCGSRYIRDCDGHSGFLKLPKVIYHPYFVTEVVHILNHICPGCKCVKKDLQMKGSFILEATEEDIKAGIYFLEAFNKNLTALQRKLLKTVNNSKVGFIKLKCSKLNKNWSAKDAPVVCKYCTRNEDGWYPSVKFKISSKDILGRKSLSIVAEVNEKLPNKFHGRSLNEILPEDFWNFIPNISLQQGSKPSKIDLTPYQTFCLLKTLDPEFVHQFVSRRELLFLSYIPITPNCHRVVEASHSSADDPKLYFDERTKAYKKLVDLSKKVVDFRKLEQFGHIAASYTASRVLDCWNVSKFRAPNPSNEDSKSTSGLRWMKDVVLSKRSDNAFRLTMVGDPKISTNEIGIPHCMSRKLTVPEHVNAYNIEKLNMVCNLRLLAYMCYTLPGEGFLVKSKGKLTSIKKTNQLQVGDMLYRPLDNGDIVLVNRPPSVHQHSLIALSVRILPIESVVSINPLCCSPLLGDFDGDCLHGYVPQSIGCRTELKELLSLDHQLFNAQDGRSLLSLTHDSLTAAYLLTTKQEFFTKFDMQQLAMLCSFPVPPPAIVKAPEFLTSLWTGEQLFGMLLPPTMDFCNKNIMISKGEVMSCCGLSFWLKNSTSGLITILFKLYGKKALDYLYDADQLLCEYLTRRGLSVSLSDIYLSSDLSSRRKMMDEVSFGLEEAEDACWIKQLIMEPKMNEALRCHNNNEDSLGSMSQYKLASKRCARQTSVSAFKDVYQELLSAIRQFISKDNSMLAMVDAGSKGSLPKLIQQGACLGLQLSPCPLPFRVPRKLNCDLWNMQKSDDSAVSNAVEISCQQSFYAVVGTSFLDGLNPLESLMHAISGRANLFSENAEIPGTLTRKLMFYMRDLYVAYDGTVRNPYGQQIVEFSYDTSQGSIEGNIFNGTCEKKDVECPGLGGHPIGSWVACTISEAAYGALDVPTNSIENSTLLKFKRVLECNKTNSSVKQVALLFLSKRLQDWRYGFEYGAIEVKNHLERVFFYDLVDTVMIYYNGHDVQGTNLSPWIVHFHLSKDKMTRKSISLQSVSKELRKCYDSEKKRIDITLPRLHFLSKNCTAVNKQKEHDATFCITVGVETSGSQIEVDTVRDGVVPFLLATLVKGFSASEKVEILCDSFPGFGAELFLKVTMSKRSSPGTFWSTLQSACVPIMDLIDWERSYPDDTFNVFSTYGIDAAWQYFVKSLTSITTEIGRNILKEHLIITADCLSVTGEFHGLNTRGLKRQRDDMLISSPFSQACLSKPVSFFVNAAKQGSADGLHGTLDAMAWGKEVPVGTGGPFDCIYSGKVPNIYGRQNIYEKLHNLKPELQWGGCKIDMECNESTPSQWKLQLKQSSTFRGTIDSTDLSASDEDYIEKRFLDRTASNNWKVHYRWLEKSTNGYLKGTQNLGFLYKPSDCSVSWTYVVDMGTSLREILHKYPIDGYLDEKDKSSLMEALQYHPKSAEKIGSGIREIKVGHSTLHPGTRCFILLRLDGTLEDFSYRKCVVEAANLISPEFGSLVLSLI; this comes from the exons GAGAAGCTATGTAATGTTGGCATTATGGAGGTTAATGATGTGACTAGCTCAAAGTTAGGCTTGCCAAATGCATCCTCTCAGTGTGAAACATGTGGTTCCAGATACATCAGGGACTGTGATG GACATTCTGGCTTTTTGAAATTACCAAAAGTGATTTATCATCCCTATTTCGTGACTGAAGTTGTTCATATTTTGAATCATATCTGTCCTGGATGCAAGTGTGTTAAAAAAGATCTACAAATGAAG GGATCTTTTATCTTAGAAGCTACTGAGGAAGACATAAAAGCAGGCATTTACTTCCTAGAGGCATTCAATAAGAATCTTACTGCCCTTCAGAGGAAGTTGCTGAAGACTGTAAATAATTCCAAAGTTGGTTTCATTAAATTGAAGTGTTCTAAGCTTAACAAG AATTGGTCAGCAAAAGATGCTCCAGTGGTTTGCAAATACTGTACT CGGAATGAAGATGGATGGTATCCGTCTGTGAAGTTTAAGATCTCATCAAAGGACATACTAGGTAGGAAAAGTCTTTCAATAGTAGCAGAAGTTAATGAAAAGCTGCCAAATAAGTTTCATGGTCGTAGTCTCAATGAAATTCTTCCAGAAGACTTTTGGAATTTCATTCCAAATATTTCTTTGCAGCAAGGGTCGAAGCCAAGCAAGATTGATCTTACACCATATCAG ACATTTTGCTTGCTGAAGACACTTGATCCAGAATTTGTTCACCAGTTTGTTTCAAGGCGGGAGCTATTATTTCTCTCCTATATTCCGATTACTCCTAATTGTCATAGAGTGGTGGAAGCATCACATAGCTCTGCTGATGATCCGAAATTATATTTT GATGAACGCACCAAGGCTTATAAAAAATTGGTTGATTTAAGCAAGAAAGTTGTTGACTTCAGGAAACTTGAGCAGTTTGGACATATTGCTGCTTCATACACGGCAAGCCGCGTTCTTGACTGCTGGAATGTGTCTAAG TTCCGTGCTCCTAATCCTTCAAATGAAGATTCTAAAAGTACATCTGGATTAAGATGGATGAAAGATGTTGTTCTAAGCAAAAGATCAGATAATGCATTCCGTCTAACTATGGTTGGTGATCCTAAGATAAGCACAAACGAAATTGGCATTCCACATTGTATGTCCAGAAAGTTAACTGTTCCTGAGCATGTAAATGCTTACAATATTGAAAAGCTGAACATGGTTTGCAATCTTCGTCTACTTGCATATATGTGCTACACACTTCCAGGGGAAGGATTTTTAGTCAAAAGCAAAGGGAAATTAACTTCTATAAAAAAAACCAACCAACTTCAGGTTGGTGATATGCTATATAGACCTTTGGACAATGGGGACATTGTACTTGTCAACAGACCCCCTTCGGTTCATCAACATTCTCTTATTGCTTTGTCAGTGCGGATTCTTCCTATTGAATCTGTTGTTTCAATAAACCCACTGTGTTGTTCTCCACTATTAGGGGATTTTGATGGGGATTGTTTACATGGTTATGTACCACAATCCATTGGCTGCAGAACAGAACTTAAGGAACTGCTTAGCTTAGACCACCAGTTATTTAATGCACAGGATGGAAGAAGCTTACTTTCCTTGACACATGATAGCCTCACTGCTGCATATTTGCTGACAACAAAACAGGAATTTTTTACCAAATTTGATATGCAGCAGTTAGCAATGCTTTGTTCTTTTCCAGTGCCACCTCCTGCAATTGTCAAGGCTCCAGAATTTCTGACTTCTCTCTGGACTGGAGAACAATTATTTGGCATGCTTCTTCCTCCAACTATGGATTTTTGTAACAAAAATATTATGATAAGTAAGGGTGAGGTCATGTCCTGTTGTGGATTATCTTTTTGGCTGAAGAATAGTACATCTGGTTTGATTACAATCTTGTTCAAACTTTATGGTAAAAAAGCCCTTGATTACCTCTATGATGCTGATCAACTTCTCTGTGAATATTTGACAAGAAGAGGCTTAAGTGTTTCCTTAAGTGATATTTACCTGTCTTCAGATTTATCCTCACGAAGGAAAATGATGGATGAGGTGTCATTTGGATTAGAAGAAGCTGAAGATGCTTGCTGGATTAAACAGCTAATTATGGAACCAAAGATGAATGAGGCACTACGGTGTCATAATAACAATGAAGATTCATTAGGTTCTATGAGTCAATACAAACTTGCTTCCAAAAGATGTGCTAGACAGacttctgtttctgcttttaaGGATGTCTACCAAGAGCTTCTAAGTGCAATCCGTCAATTTATCAGCAAGGATAACTCAATGTTGGCAATGGTAGATGCTGGAAGCAAGGGAAGCTTGCcaaaattaattcaacagggTGCATGTCTGGGACTTCAACTTTCTCCGTGCCCACTGCCTTTTAGAGTTCCTCGTAAACTTAACTGTGATTTGTGGAACATGCAAAAGTCAGATGATTCTGCAGTGTCAAATGCAGTCGAAATTTCGTGCCAGCAAAGTTTTTATGCTGTTGTTGGTACTTCTTTTCTTGATGGTTTAAACCCATTGGAATCTTTGATGCATGCGATATCTGGCCGTGCTAATCTCTTTTCTGAGAATGCAGAAATTCCAGGAACTTTGACTAGAAAGCTTATGTTTTACATGCGCGACCTTTATGTTGCTTATGATGGAACAGTTAGAAATCCATATGGTCAGCAAATTGTTGAGTTCTCATACGACACATCACAGGGTTCAATTGAAGGCAATATTTTTAATGGTACATGTGAGAaaaaagatgttgaatgtcctGGACTAGGCGGTCACCCTATTGGATCATGGGTTGCTTGCACTATTTCTGAGGCTGCATATGGAGCCCTTGACGTTCCAACGAATAGCATTGAAAATTCTACACTTTTGAAATTTAAG AGAGTGTTGGAATGCAACAAGACTAATTCATCTGTCAAACAAGTTGCCTTACTTTTTCTTTCAAAGCGACTACAAGACTGGAGATATGGTTTTGAATATGGTGCCATAGAAGTAAAGAATCATTTGGAGAGAGTTTTCTTTTATGATTTGGTTGACACTGTCATGATATA tTATAATGGCCATGATGTTCAAGGAACAAATCTCAGTCCATGGATTGTGCATTTTCATTTGAGCAAG GATAAGATGacaaggaaaagtataagtttgCAGTCTGTCAGTAAGGAGCTTAGAAAGTGTTATGACTCAGAAAAGAAAAGGATAGACATTACACTTCCAAGATTACATTTTCTAAGCAA GAATTGTACAGCAGTAAATAAGCAAAAGGAACATGATGCAACTTTTTGTATTACAGTTGGTGTTGAAACTTCAGGGTCACAAATAGAGGTGGATACAGTAAGAGATGGAGTGGTTCCATTTCTTCTTGCAACACTCGTTAAAG GGTTTTCTGCTTCTGAGAAGGTTGAAATTTTGTGTGATTCTTTTCCTGGTTTTGGTGCTGAACTCTTTCTGAAAGTAACAATGTCAAAAAGATCTTCACCTGGAACTTTCTGGAGTACCCTTCAGAGTGCCTGTGTACCAATAATGGACCTGATTGATTGGGAACGCAGTTATCCTGATGATACTTTCAACGTTTTTAGCACATATGGAATAGACGCTGCATGGCAATACTTTGTAAAA TCCTTGACGTCAATAACAACTGAGATAGGAAGGAATATACTCAAGGAACACTTAATTATTACTGCTGATTGTCTATCAGTGACTGGAGAGTTCCATGGACTAAATACCAGAGGACTCAAACGGCAAAGGGATGACATGTTAATCTCATCTCCTTTTAGTCAAGCATGCTTATCT AAACCTGTAAGTTTCTTTGTGAATGCTGCTAAGCAAGGCTCTGCTGATGGTTTACATGGTACTCTGGATGCGATGGCTTGGGGTAAGGAGGTCCCTGTTGGAACTGGTGGACCTTTTGATTGCATATACTCTGGAAAG GTTCCTAACATATATGGAAGACAAAATATATATGAAAAGCTGCATAACCTCAAACCTGAACTGCAGTGGGGTGGCTGTAAAATTGACATGGAGTGTAATGAATCCACACCTTCCCAGTGGAAGTTGCAGCTTAAGCAGTCTAGCACATTCCGTGGTACCATAGATTCAACTGACCTATCAGCTTCAGATGAAGACTACATAGAGAAAAGGTTTCTAGATAGAACTGCAAGTAATAACTGGAAAGTTCACTATAGGTGGCTAGAAAAGTCAACCAATGGTTATCTGAAAGGCACCCAAAATTTAGGGTTTCTATATAAGCCTTCAGATTGTTCTGTTTCATGGACCTATGTTGTGGACATGGGAACTTCATTAAGAGAGATACTACACAA GTACCCAATTGATGGATATCTAGATGAGAAAGATAAATCATCATTAATGGAAGCTTTGCAATATCATCCCAAAAGTGCTGAAAAAATAGGAAGTGGAATAAGAGAAATCAAG GTTGGGCATAGTACTTTGCATCCAGGTACCAGATGTTTTATTCTTCTAAGGTTGGATGGTACATTGGAAGATTTCTCATATCGCAAATGCGTTGTAGAAGCTGCTAATTTAATTTCACCAGAGTTTGGCTCACTTGTCCTCAGTCTGATCTGA
- the LOC121992179 gene encoding probable serine/threonine-protein kinase PBL21 gives MSCFPCLSPRRREARCRIEDSGRSRPRSRFAADPPENEKPAPSDGGERNKSARKFTFRDLAAATHNFRESNLIGEGGFGRVYKGRLDSDQIVAIKQLKQDGYQGSNEFLVEVLMLTVLRHPNLVNLIGYCAEGDERLLVYEYMCKGTLEDHLFDLTPGKAPIDWNTRMKIALGAAKGLTYLHDVANPPVIYRDMKAANVLLDENFNPKLSDFGLAKLGPVGDKTHVSTRVMGTHGYCAPDYAMTGKLTVKSDIYSFGVLLLEMITGRRAFDCSKTRAEQNLIAWSRPFLNDRRKFGRLADPSLEGCYPPRAFHQLVVITSMCLQEQAHVRPIIADVVVALDHVASQPYVGEPDSNKVMNFSAQSSPIGKMATSASKGCKLRKDCGSEFS, from the exons ATGAGCTGTTTTCCCTGTCTCAGCCCTCGCCGGAGAGAAGCGAGGTGCAGAATCGAAGACAGCGGTCGTTCCCGCCCCCGTTCGCGTTTCGCCGCCGATCCTCCTG AGAATGAGAAGCCGGCTCCATCCGACGGCGGCGAGAGGAACAAATCCGCGAGAAAATTCACCTTCAGAGATCTCGCCGCGGCCACTCACAACTTTAGGGAGTCCAATCTGATCGGAGAAGGCGGCTTCGGGAGAGTCTACAAAGGGCGACTCGATTCAGACCAG ATTGTGGCCATCAAGCAGCTTAAGCAGGATGGTTATCAGGGGAGCAACGAGTTCCTGGTGGAAGTCCTAATGCTCACTGTGCTGCGGCATCCCAATCTTGTGAACCTGATCGGCTACTGCGCCGAGGGAGATGAGAGGCTGCTAGTTTACGAGTACATGTGCAAAGGAACCTTGGAAGACCACCTATTTG ATCTGACTCCTGGCAAGgcgccgatcgattggaacacaCGAATGAAGATTGCTCTCGGTGCTGCAAAGGGGCTCACGTACTTGCACGACGTTGCAAACCCTCCTGTAATTTACAGGGATATGAAGGCGGCAAACGTGTTGTTGGATGAAAACTTCAACCCCAAGCTGTCTGATTTTGGACTTGCTAAACTTGGGCCTGTCGGCGACAAAACGCATGTTTCGACGAGGGTGATGGGAACCCATGGTTACTGTGCTCCTGATTATGCCATGACTGGTAAGCTCACTGTGAAGTCTGACATTTATAGCTTCGGTGTGCTGCTGCTGGAGATGATCACTGGACGGCGAGCTTTCGATTGCTCGAAAACTCGCGCGGAGCAGAACTTAATAGCTTGG TCACGGCCGTTCTTGAACGATCGAAGGAAGTTCGGGCGGTTGGCTGATCCATCTCTCGAAGGTTGCTATCCTCCACGGGCCTTCCATCAGTTGGTCGTGATAACCTCAATGTGTCTCCAAGAGCAAGCTCATGTTCGACCAATTATAGCTGATGTCGTCGTTGCCCTTGACCATGTGGCATCCCAGCCGTACGTCGGAGAGCCGGACTCCAACAAGGTCATGAACTTCTCCGCTCAGTCCTCGCCTATTGGGAAGATGGCTACTTCAGCATCTAAAGGATGCAAACTTAGAAAAG ATTGTGGATCGGAGTTCTCATAA